ATCGCGCGGTTCTGCACGCGGAGGGGGGTGCTGCGGAATCGCGGATCCTCGATCCATTCCGGCCGGTGCAGGACGTCGGTGCACAGCCGCGCCCACTGGGCCTCGGTCTGCACGGCCAGGCTCACGCTCTCGCCGTCGCCCGTGCGATACGGGCCGTAGGGCACGATCATGGCGTGCCGCATGCCGGCGCGGGGCGTCTCGAGCCCCTTCATCTGATACAGCAGCGGCGGCATGATCCATTCGCTCAAGCAGTCGAGCATGGAGATGTCGATCAGCCGGCCCTCGCCCGTGCGCTCGCGCTCGATCAGGGCCGCGAGGATGGACGAGAGCCCGTACATGGCGGCGCCGATGTCGCCGATGGAGATCCCCACCTTGGCCGGCGCCTCGGGCGTGCCGGTCACGGAGATGATGGCGCTCTCGCCCTGGAGCAGCAGGTCGAAGGCCTTTCGATTCCGGTACGGCCCGTCCATGCCGTAGCCGGAGATGGCGCAGGAGATGAGCCGCGGCCAGCGCGCGTGGATCGTTGGCCAGTCGAAGCCGAGGCGATCGACGGCGCCCGGCCCGAAGTTGTGGAGGAAGACGTCCGCGCGCGCGAGGAGCGCCTCGAGCACGGCGTGGTCGGCCGGCTGCTTCACGTCGAGGGCGACGCTCCGCTTGCCACGGTTGAGCCACACCCAATGCGCGGCGAGGCCGTTCACGACGTGGTCGTAGTGGCGCGCCAGGTCGCCCCCGTTCGGATGCTCGATCTTCACGACGTCCGCGCCGAGGTCGGCCAGGTGGCGGCTGCAGAGCGGCGCGGCCACCGCCTGCTCGAGGGCCACGACCCGCACGCCGTCGAGGGGCAGGCGCATCGCGGATTCGTCGGTGGTTGGGGAGGTCACCGGTCATGGATCTCCGGTCGTTCTCATGGGCGCGCCACATTGTACGAGAGGGATGTCCCGCTCACCCCCTCCCCCACGCGCGGAGGAGAGGGGAGCTCCCCGCCACAGCCTCGCCTTGATCCCGTCCGGGCGCTGGGCTACCATTGCCTCCAGCCACGCGAGCGACGGGGCCGCGCTGGCCCCGGAGGAGGATGCGATGACGGCGCACGTACGCGTCCGAGTGAACGGCGAGCCCAGAGAGGTGGACGTGCCGGACCACCGGCTCCTGATCGACACTATTCGCTACGAGTTCGGCCTCACGGGCACCAAGCTGGGTTGCGGCGTCGGGGTCTGTGGCGCCTGCACGGTGCTGGTTGACGGAAAGATGGTCAGCTCGTGCCTCATGCTCACGGCCCTGGCCGATGGCGCCGAGATCAGCACCATCGAGGGCCTCGCACAGGATGGGGAGCTGGCGCCCATTCAAAAGGGCTTCCTGAAATACGGCGGCTTCCAGTGCGGCATCTGCACGCCGGGCCAGATCATGGCCGCCCACGCGCTCCTCCAGGAGAATCCCCACCCAACCGAGGACGAGATCAAGGACTGGATGATGGGCAACCTGTGCCGCTGCACGGGCTACTACAAGATCATCGAATCCATCGAAAAGACCGCCGCGGGCGAGGTGTGAAACGATGATCCCCTTCCAGTTGCACGCGCCATCGACCCTCGACGAAGCGTTCGACCTGCTGGAGCGATACGGGGAGGACGCTCGCCCGATCTCCGGCGGCACGGCCCTGATCCTGCTCATGGAGCAGCGCCTCGTCCGACCCGAGCACGTGATCGCGCTCCGGGGAATCTCGGATCTGCGACGGCTCGACGCGGCGAACGGCGCCCTCCACATCGGGGCGGGCGTGCCCCACAGGAGCGTGGAGACGAGCGCCGTCGCGCGCGCGAGCTGGCCACTCCTCACGAATGCGTACAGCCGTGTGGCCACGGTACGCATTCGGAACGTCGCCACCGTCGGCGGCGGGCTTGCCCATGCCGACCCGAACCAGGACCCGCCCGCCGCGCTGATCGCCCTCAACGCGCGCGTGGCGATCACCTCCCGCAAGGGGCAGCGCGAAGTTGCCGCCGAAGACCTCTTCCAAGGCTACTATGAGACGGTCCTGCAGCCGGGCGAGCTGATCACCGAGGTCATCGTGCCCCGACCCGAGCGTCCGCCGAAGACGGCGTACATCAAATTCCTGCCGCGCACAGCGGACGACTACCCAACGGTGGCTGTGGCGGTCGCCCTCGACATGGTGGACGGCCGCTGCAACGACGCGCGCATCGCGCTGAACGCGGCGGGCCCGACCCCTATTCGGGCCAAGCCCGCCGAGGACGTGCTGCGCGGCCAAACGCCGACGCCCGAGCTGCTGCGGGCAGCCGCGGCGACGGTGCCGGGGCTCACCGATCCAACCTCCGACCATCGCGGCAGCGCCAACTACAAACGCCGGATGACCGAGGTCTTCACGCGGCGGGCGCTGGAGCAGGCGCTCGCCCTATAGCCCCAACCCCGATCGTGCGCGGGCGGGTGAGTCCGCAAGGCCGTTGAATGCCCTTCGGCGTTGCTCAGGACAGGCCCGTCGAAGGACCCCCACCCCAACCCTCCCCCGCTGCGGCAGGGGAGGGAGCCGACTCTTTCCTCCTCCCGACTGCGGCCGGGGAGGGAGCCGACTTGTTCCTCCTCCCGGCTGCGGCAGGGGAGGGAGCCGGCTCTTTCCCTCTCCCCCGCGCGCGGGGGAGAGGGTGAGGGGCGGTCGCTCAGGCGACCTGCGGTTCGCCCCCCTCGTCGACCGGGTACTCGTGCTCCAGCGCCGCGAGCGCGTCGGGGCGCACCTGCCAGTTGAGGTCGGGGATGCTCTCCGCGTCGACGGCGAGAATCGCCCGCCCGTCCTGAACCCGGGCCACCGCCGTGACCGGAATGTAGAGGACCGCCCCGTCCCTCTGCCGAACCGTGAAGTAGTCGGCTCCGCGGCCGGGCATCGCCTCGCTGTACCCATAGCGCTCTGGCTCGTGCCCCTCCTGCTGGGGCGGGATTCCTATGGCGCCGAAGGTCTCGATGTCTCCTATGTCCGGAAAGATTTCCAGGACCTCCCCGATCTCACGAGCGTCGGCGCCCAGCACCTGCATGTGTGCGGTAAGAGTGGGGGCCGGTTTCCCCTTCCGTTGCGCGGCCATTTGTCCATCCCCGTCCTTTCGCGCGTGAAGAAGCCGTCGTCTTCTGCTGTTGTCAGAAGGAGCTGCTTCCTTTCAGTGTACCGGCAAGGGGGCGGTCCGACTCGTCGGACCGCCCCCTCCGTTCCAGCCCGCTCTTGGCGCTACTGGGAGGTCGTGATGGCGTTGGCCGTATTCGAGGGCAGGCTCTGGTTCCCGGCGTTGTCGACCGCGTAGACCTGGAAGAAGTACGGCGTGCTCGGCGAGAGCCCGGTCACCGTCGCCCCGGTGGAGCTGGAGTTGGTCACCGTCGCCGTGCTGTACGGGCCGGACAGTGCGAGGGAGATGGTCACGCGATACGTGGCGGCGTTGGGCGCCGCGGTCCACGTGAGGGTGGCCGTTGTCGACGTCACGGCGGTCACGCTGACGTTCGTCGGCGCGGCCACCGTTGGGCCGCTGGACGCGGTCGCGGTGATCGACGGCGTGCTCTGATTGCCCGCGTTGTCCATCGCGATGACCTGAATGTAGTAGGTCGTGTTGGGCGTGAGCCCCGTGATCGTCGCCGTCGTGCCTGTCACCGTGCCGCCCGCGGCTGTGGTGAAGGGGCCGTTGGGATTGGTCGACACGGCGACCCGGTAGGACGCGGCGCCCGGCGTGGCCGCCCAGGTGACGGTGAGGCTGGTTCCGGTTGGATTCGTCGCCGTGACGCCAGACGGCGGCGCGAGGATCGCCGATCCGAAGCCAGGCAGGTTCATCGCCGCGGCTGGGGCGACCGTCTCGAGTCCGTTGGGATCGACCGCCCGGACCTGGAAGAGATAGGTCTGACCGGGCGTGAGATTCGCGACCGTCGCATTCGTCGCCAGCGTGCCCGTCGTCTGCGGGACGGTCTGCACGACGCTGAAGTTGAGCGGCTGCGAGATCGTGGTTTGATAGATGCGGTAGGACTGCGCGCCCGGCGTCGCGATCCACGTGAGCGAGATGTTGCCGCCCGGCGGCGCCACCACGGTGAGGGTGGC
Above is a window of Chloroflexota bacterium DNA encoding:
- a CDS encoding xanthine dehydrogenase family protein subunit M, which codes for MIPFQLHAPSTLDEAFDLLERYGEDARPISGGTALILLMEQRLVRPEHVIALRGISDLRRLDAANGALHIGAGVPHRSVETSAVARASWPLLTNAYSRVATVRIRNVATVGGGLAHADPNQDPPAALIALNARVAITSRKGQREVAAEDLFQGYYETVLQPGELITEVIVPRPERPPKTAYIKFLPRTADDYPTVAVAVALDMVDGRCNDARIALNAAGPTPIRAKPAEDVLRGQTPTPELLRAAAATVPGLTDPTSDHRGSANYKRRMTEVFTRRALEQALAL
- a CDS encoding (2Fe-2S)-binding protein, which produces MTAHVRVRVNGEPREVDVPDHRLLIDTIRYEFGLTGTKLGCGVGVCGACTVLVDGKMVSSCLMLTALADGAEISTIEGLAQDGELAPIQKGFLKYGGFQCGICTPGQIMAAHALLQENPHPTEDEIKDWMMGNLCRCTGYYKIIESIEKTAAGEV
- a CDS encoding CaiB/BaiF CoA-transferase family protein; amino-acid sequence: MTSPTTDESAMRLPLDGVRVVALEQAVAAPLCSRHLADLGADVVKIEHPNGGDLARHYDHVVNGLAAHWVWLNRGKRSVALDVKQPADHAVLEALLARADVFLHNFGPGAVDRLGFDWPTIHARWPRLISCAISGYGMDGPYRNRKAFDLLLQGESAIISVTGTPEAPAKVGISIGDIGAAMYGLSSILAALIERERTGEGRLIDISMLDCLSEWIMPPLLYQMKGLETPRAGMRHAMIVPYGPYRTGDGESVSLAVQTEAQWARLCTDVLHRPEWIEDPRFRSTPLRVQNRAILEPLIEEALAPYTRATAQEALEAADIPYGALNDVADLLAHPQHAARERWFEVGSEAGPVPALAHPFNVVGMPRRAARIPALGEHTDEVKRELGLA